One genomic region from Solwaraspora sp. WMMD792 encodes:
- a CDS encoding class I adenylate-forming enzyme family protein has product MSTDHVSTPSDADNLARVLERRRADRGDVVGLYGEDGRSWTFDEIDLLAGGVAVALRDEGVGAGDRVACYLTNGPDIVFFLFGCWKIGAVPVTVSSLYNAAELAESLAKTSPRLLLVDGRSPDVIAELASTGTGVPIRRVAQPPAAPGGVGEPSCAPSGVGEPDLEPLPWRRQVRLPAVDVDPQAEACVLFTGGTTGRPKAVSVTHGGTRDSLMRLARVATGTDAEGTATAAAKPNLIALPLFHSGGQHSLLFAFFVGRPAVVWERFGVDRLADLMDRFRFDNFFFLPTMVYDIVHAERDLPFDGVKSVLVAGQAISWSLRRAFEERYRVPILVNYGSTEAGHIAGWTGRDMKAGRWKPGSAGRVYPGVELEIRDETGAALPGGRQGEVVVRSKLTRGYVDDDAASRELVRDGWVHTGDIGYVDDDGVLFLVGRKRDMIKCGGFQVWPEEIEDELRKHPLVSDVRVLGRPDDRLGEIPVALVVRRPDDAVTDGELSQRLVAYARDRLAHFKTPRRIEFVAALERSATGKISRATPATTPAGATQAGASG; this is encoded by the coding sequence ATGAGCACCGACCATGTGAGCACGCCGTCCGACGCCGACAATCTGGCCCGCGTGCTGGAACGCCGCCGCGCCGACCGCGGCGATGTCGTCGGCCTGTACGGCGAGGACGGCCGGTCGTGGACGTTCGACGAAATCGACCTGCTCGCCGGTGGGGTGGCAGTCGCCCTGCGGGACGAAGGCGTGGGCGCCGGCGACCGGGTCGCCTGCTACCTGACCAACGGCCCGGACATCGTCTTCTTCCTCTTCGGCTGCTGGAAGATCGGCGCGGTCCCGGTCACCGTCAGCAGTCTGTACAACGCGGCCGAACTCGCCGAGTCGCTGGCCAAGACCAGCCCCCGGCTGCTGCTCGTCGACGGGCGCAGCCCGGACGTGATCGCCGAACTCGCCAGCACCGGCACCGGGGTCCCGATCCGCCGCGTCGCGCAGCCGCCCGCCGCGCCCGGTGGCGTCGGGGAGCCGTCCTGCGCGCCCAGCGGCGTCGGGGAACCGGACCTCGAGCCACTGCCGTGGCGTCGGCAGGTCCGGCTGCCGGCGGTCGACGTCGACCCGCAGGCCGAGGCCTGCGTGCTGTTCACCGGCGGGACGACCGGCCGGCCGAAGGCGGTCAGCGTCACCCACGGCGGGACCCGTGACTCGCTGATGCGGCTGGCCCGCGTCGCCACCGGCACCGACGCCGAAGGCACCGCCACGGCGGCGGCCAAACCGAACCTCATCGCCCTGCCGCTGTTCCACAGCGGCGGTCAGCACTCGCTGCTGTTCGCGTTCTTCGTCGGGCGTCCGGCGGTGGTCTGGGAGAGGTTCGGCGTCGACCGGCTCGCCGACCTGATGGACCGGTTCCGGTTCGACAATTTCTTCTTCCTGCCCACCATGGTCTACGACATCGTGCACGCCGAACGGGACCTGCCGTTCGACGGGGTCAAGTCCGTCCTGGTGGCCGGCCAGGCCATCTCGTGGTCGCTGCGCCGCGCCTTCGAGGAGCGGTACCGGGTGCCGATCCTGGTCAACTACGGATCGACCGAGGCCGGGCACATCGCCGGCTGGACCGGCCGGGACATGAAGGCCGGCCGCTGGAAGCCCGGCTCCGCCGGGCGGGTCTACCCGGGGGTGGAGTTGGAGATCCGGGACGAGACCGGTGCCGCACTGCCGGGCGGCCGGCAGGGCGAGGTGGTGGTCCGCTCCAAGCTGACCAGGGGCTACGTCGACGACGACGCCGCCTCCCGCGAGCTGGTCCGGGACGGGTGGGTGCACACCGGTGACATCGGCTACGTCGACGACGACGGGGTGCTGTTCCTGGTCGGCCGGAAACGGGACATGATCAAATGCGGTGGTTTCCAGGTCTGGCCCGAGGAGATCGAGGACGAGCTGCGCAAGCATCCGCTGGTCAGCGACGTGCGCGTGCTCGGGCGGCCGGACGACCGGCTCGGCGAGATTCCGGTCGCGCTCGTGGTGCGCAGGCCGGACGACGCGGTGACCGACGGCGAACTCTCCCAGCGCCTCGTCGCGTACGCCCGGGACCGGCTCGCCCACTTCAAGACGCCCCGACGGATCGAGTTCGTCGCCGCGCTGGAACGCAGCGCCACCGGCAAGATCAGCCGAGCCACGCCGGCCACGACGCCGGCAGGTGCGACGCAGGCAGGTGCGTCCGGATGA